From the Gramella sp. Hel_I_59 genome, one window contains:
- a CDS encoding FMN-binding glutamate synthase family protein, with protein sequence MDQILSFLTSIPWWGWILLILVIIAINDVLFNRKHTIKHNFPVVGHLRYFLESIGPEIRQYLVANNREELPFNRRERSWIYASAKNENNYEGFGTDQDMYSSHYIFVKNSILPYKLPAGHPNEKNSGLIPCAKAMGIYNNRKRPFRPASIINVSAMSYGSLSAKAIESLNEGCKLSGAYHNTGEGGLSPYHKKGADVVFQIGTGYFGTRDEQGNFDMSKLVKLVQENPQVRAIELKLSQGAKPGKGGVLPAKKISQEISEIRGVPMGKDVLSPAYHSAFGNLEDMITFLEEIAAATGLPVGIKAAIGNLDDWHTLAGIMKSKDHGPDFITIDGGEGGTGAAPPSFADHVSVPWIYGFSDVYKIFQEYELTNRVVFVAAGKLGFPAKAAMAFALGADCINVGREAMMSIGCIQAQSCHTNTCPTGIATQNKWLQRGIDIADKSMRTNFYFVKFRKELLQITHACGHEHPAQFTTNDIEINLSDKNLSNTLESTFGYTKDKVNFQSVTELVTCPHLGGDLDLKSLQITEDAIH encoded by the coding sequence ATGGATCAAATTTTAAGTTTCTTAACCTCAATCCCATGGTGGGGATGGATACTACTCATATTAGTAATCATCGCTATTAACGATGTTCTCTTTAATCGGAAGCATACTATTAAGCACAATTTCCCGGTGGTTGGGCATCTACGCTACTTCCTGGAAAGCATTGGACCTGAAATTAGACAATATCTTGTAGCCAACAACAGGGAAGAATTACCTTTCAACAGGCGTGAAAGAAGCTGGATATATGCTTCAGCAAAAAATGAAAATAATTATGAGGGCTTCGGTACAGACCAGGACATGTATTCTTCGCACTATATTTTTGTCAAAAATTCCATTCTTCCTTATAAATTACCTGCAGGACATCCAAACGAGAAGAACTCCGGATTGATCCCCTGCGCAAAGGCAATGGGAATTTACAATAATCGGAAACGACCATTTAGACCGGCTTCAATAATTAATGTATCGGCGATGAGTTATGGTTCACTTTCAGCAAAGGCTATAGAGTCTCTGAATGAAGGTTGTAAACTCTCCGGAGCGTATCACAATACTGGTGAAGGTGGATTGTCTCCTTATCACAAAAAAGGGGCAGATGTTGTTTTCCAGATAGGGACCGGATATTTTGGAACCAGAGATGAACAGGGAAATTTCGACATGTCCAAACTAGTCAAATTAGTACAGGAAAATCCACAAGTAAGAGCGATCGAACTTAAATTATCCCAGGGAGCGAAACCTGGAAAAGGAGGTGTTCTTCCAGCAAAAAAGATCTCACAGGAGATTTCAGAAATTCGTGGAGTTCCAATGGGAAAGGATGTTCTTTCACCGGCTTACCATTCAGCATTTGGCAACCTTGAGGATATGATTACGTTTCTCGAGGAAATTGCAGCGGCTACAGGACTTCCGGTAGGAATCAAAGCTGCGATTGGAAATCTTGATGACTGGCATACACTTGCCGGAATCATGAAATCTAAAGATCACGGACCCGATTTTATTACCATAGATGGCGGTGAAGGCGGTACTGGTGCTGCGCCACCAAGTTTCGCAGATCATGTTTCAGTACCATGGATCTATGGTTTTAGTGATGTTTACAAGATCTTTCAGGAATATGAACTTACCAATAGGGTCGTTTTTGTAGCGGCTGGTAAACTCGGATTCCCTGCAAAAGCTGCGATGGCTTTTGCTTTAGGTGCAGATTGTATCAATGTTGGCCGGGAAGCGATGATGAGTATTGGTTGTATACAGGCTCAAAGCTGTCATACCAATACCTGCCCTACTGGAATTGCAACTCAGAATAAATGGTTGCAAAGAGGTATTGATATTGCAGATAAATCGATGCGTACTAATTTCTACTTTGTAAAATTCAGAAAAGAGCTGCTTCAAATTACGCATGCCTGTGGTCATGAACATCCCGCACAATTTACCACCAACGATATCGAGATCAACTTAAGTGATAAGAATCTTTCAAATACATTAGAATCTACTTTTGGATACACTAAGGATAAAGTAAATTTCCAGTCTGTAACAGAATTAGTGACATGTCCACACTTAGGTGGTGACCTTGATCTAAAATCACTACAAATAACTGAAGACGCTATACATTAA
- a CDS encoding patatin-like phospholipase family protein, with amino-acid sequence MRALVISGGGSKGAFAGGVAQHLIQEQKRRYDLFLGTSTGSLLIPHLAAGNIQKVYDIYTNVTQRTIFSVNPFVVKKKDGREYVTINYLNTVWQFIRQRRTFGESKALRRSIRKNFSQQDFNELKSNIKDVVVTVSNLSKNRVEYKSIHDFEYDDFCDWIWISCNYIPFMSLATKDGFEYADGGLGCVVPIREAIKRGATEVDAIILEAENMEYNKVLGKNPFSLMVNLFGFLLDQVEYHDIVEGKLAAMNKKVKLNIYYTPTKLTENSLVFNKKDMTDWWQQGFEYAEKKEMERKAAKSSWFKLGF; translated from the coding sequence ATGCGTGCACTGGTAATATCTGGAGGAGGAAGTAAAGGCGCCTTTGCCGGCGGCGTGGCCCAACATCTAATTCAGGAACAAAAAAGAAGGTATGATCTTTTTCTAGGAACCAGTACCGGCAGTTTGCTTATTCCTCACCTCGCTGCAGGAAACATCCAGAAAGTTTACGATATCTATACCAATGTCACGCAAAGAACGATCTTTAGCGTCAATCCTTTCGTAGTCAAGAAAAAAGATGGACGGGAATATGTGACGATCAATTATCTGAATACCGTCTGGCAATTTATAAGACAGCGCCGAACCTTTGGGGAAAGCAAAGCATTACGTAGAAGCATCAGAAAGAACTTCTCTCAGCAGGATTTCAACGAGCTTAAATCCAATATTAAAGATGTAGTCGTAACTGTGTCTAATCTATCCAAGAACAGGGTTGAATATAAATCTATTCACGATTTCGAGTACGACGATTTTTGCGACTGGATCTGGATAAGTTGTAATTATATACCTTTTATGAGTCTCGCGACCAAAGATGGCTTTGAATATGCCGATGGTGGTCTGGGATGTGTGGTTCCAATCCGGGAGGCTATTAAGCGCGGAGCAACAGAAGTGGATGCGATCATTCTGGAAGCTGAAAACATGGAATACAATAAAGTTCTAGGTAAGAATCCTTTTTCATTAATGGTCAACCTCTTCGGTTTCTTGTTGGACCAGGTCGAGTATCATGATATCGTGGAGGGAAAACTTGCCGCGATGAATAAAAAGGTAAAGCTGAATATCTACTATACCCCAACCAAGCTAACAGAAAATTCTCTTGTTTTCAACAAAAAAGATATGACCGACTGGTGGCAGCAGGGTTTTGAGTATGCCGAAAAGAAAGAGATGGAACGTAAAGCTGCGAAATCTTCGTGGTTTAAGCTAGGTTTCTAA
- a CDS encoding L-threonylcarbamoyladenylate synthase — protein sequence MAELLRIYDENPAPKHINKVVEVLKKGGLIIYPTDTIYGLGCDITNNSALEKIARIKKVKLEKANFSFVCEDLSNLSDYVKQIDTTTFKILKRCLPGPYTFILPGGNNLPSVFKKKKTVGIRVPDNSICQAIVKALGNPIISTSIRDEDEVLEYSTDPELIREKWDNLVDLVIDGGYGDNVASTVIDLTTPEPEVIREGKGSLEIM from the coding sequence ATGGCTGAACTTCTTAGAATTTACGATGAAAATCCCGCACCAAAACATATAAATAAGGTAGTAGAGGTCCTCAAAAAAGGAGGTCTTATTATCTATCCAACCGATACTATATATGGGTTGGGATGTGATATTACCAATAATAGTGCATTAGAAAAGATTGCCAGGATCAAGAAAGTAAAGCTGGAAAAAGCTAATTTTTCCTTTGTTTGCGAAGATCTTAGCAATCTTTCTGATTATGTGAAGCAAATCGACACAACTACCTTTAAGATACTTAAACGATGTCTACCGGGACCGTACACCTTTATACTCCCTGGAGGAAACAATCTTCCAAGTGTTTTCAAAAAGAAAAAAACCGTAGGAATCAGGGTTCCAGATAATTCCATTTGCCAGGCGATTGTCAAAGCTCTTGGAAACCCAATAATTTCAACCTCAATTCGGGATGAAGATGAGGTGTTGGAATATAGTACAGATCCAGAATTGATTCGGGAGAAATGGGACAACCTGGTGGATTTGGTTATCGATGGTGGTTACGGCGATAATGTTGCTTCAACCGTAATTGACCTTACAACGCCAGAACCGGAAGTAATCCGGGAAGGGAAAGGTTCCCTTGAAATCATGTAA
- a CDS encoding DUF2945 domain-containing protein, whose protein sequence is MIKEGSKVKWEWGNGTAEGKVQSTFTKKVTRTIDGNEVTRDGEEGNKALYIEQEDGSNVLKLESEVKKAD, encoded by the coding sequence ATGATCAAAGAAGGAAGTAAAGTAAAATGGGAATGGGGAAATGGAACTGCAGAAGGAAAAGTGCAAAGTACATTTACCAAGAAAGTAACCCGAACAATCGATGGAAATGAAGTGACCCGCGACGGAGAAGAAGGCAACAAAGCATTGTATATCGAACAGGAAGATGGTAGCAATGTCCTTAAACTTGAAAGCGAAGTTAAAAAGGCGGACTAA
- a CDS encoding amidohydrolase, giving the protein MKYIITISILLATLGLQAQQNIPEADFQNIEDQVIEWRRDLHENPELSNREFETAKKIAAHLESLGIKTTTGIAKTGVVGILKGDIPGKTLALRADIDALPVTEKNDLEFKSIKTTEFLGSQTGVMHACGHDTHTAILMGVAEILSKHKDKINGTVKFIFQPAEEGPPPGEEGGAALMIKEGVLENPKIDAIFGLHINAATPVGTIKYKPEGTMAAVERFVINVQGKQAHGSAPWSGVDPILISAKIIDGLQTIISRNADLTESASVITVGKITSGVRFNIIPETAELIGTVRTLDPENKKLILSRMRELVPAIAKAYGGSATIDIQNNTAITFNDVALTQQMLPTLENVAGKENVNLMKATTGGEDFSYFQEKVPGFYFFLGGMPEDAEPTRHHTPDFHIDESGLLLGVKTMTQLTLDFLSNS; this is encoded by the coding sequence ATGAAATATATAATTACTATAAGCATTCTTCTGGCAACACTTGGTCTTCAGGCGCAGCAGAATATTCCTGAAGCTGATTTTCAGAATATAGAAGATCAGGTGATCGAGTGGCGAAGAGATCTTCACGAAAATCCTGAATTATCCAATCGTGAATTCGAAACCGCTAAAAAGATAGCAGCACACTTGGAGTCACTAGGTATAAAAACCACTACTGGAATTGCAAAAACCGGAGTTGTGGGAATCTTGAAAGGTGACATACCTGGTAAAACTCTGGCTCTTAGAGCAGATATCGATGCGCTCCCGGTAACAGAAAAAAATGATCTGGAATTTAAGTCAATCAAAACCACAGAATTCTTAGGTTCTCAAACTGGCGTTATGCATGCTTGCGGACATGATACTCACACCGCAATTCTTATGGGTGTTGCTGAAATTCTTTCAAAGCATAAAGATAAAATCAATGGCACTGTAAAATTTATTTTCCAACCTGCTGAAGAGGGACCACCGCCAGGTGAGGAAGGTGGAGCTGCACTAATGATCAAAGAAGGTGTTCTTGAAAATCCTAAAATTGATGCCATTTTTGGATTGCATATTAACGCTGCTACTCCAGTGGGAACTATCAAGTATAAACCTGAAGGCACCATGGCAGCAGTGGAAAGATTTGTGATCAATGTTCAGGGTAAACAAGCTCATGGTTCAGCCCCATGGAGTGGTGTGGATCCAATACTTATTTCTGCCAAGATCATTGATGGCCTGCAAACGATCATCAGTAGAAATGCAGATTTAACTGAGTCGGCTTCTGTGATAACGGTTGGAAAAATCACCAGCGGAGTGCGATTTAATATTATTCCGGAAACTGCAGAACTAATTGGTACCGTTAGAACATTAGATCCGGAAAACAAGAAATTGATCTTATCCAGAATGCGCGAACTCGTACCTGCAATTGCCAAGGCATATGGTGGTTCTGCCACGATCGATATTCAGAATAATACCGCGATCACTTTTAATGATGTTGCCCTGACCCAACAGATGCTTCCCACTCTTGAAAATGTTGCAGGAAAAGAGAACGTAAATTTAATGAAGGCAACCACTGGTGGAGAAGATTTTTCATATTTTCAGGAAAAAGTCCCAGGATTTTATTTCTTTTTAGGTGGAATGCCTGAAGATGCTGAACCTACAAGACATCATACTCCCGACTTTCATATTGATGAAAGCGGACTTTTACTTGGTGTAAAGACAATGACACAATTAACTCTTGATTTTTTAAGTAATTCCTAA
- a CDS encoding UvrD-helicase domain-containing protein: protein MEAYLAELNDAQRAPVLQKDGPMIVIAGAGSGKTRVLTYRIAYLMNQGVDAFNILSLTFTNKAAREMKQRISKIVGSSEAKNLWMGTFHSVFAKMLRFEADKLGYPSNFTIYDTQDSHSVIRAIIKDMRLDKDVYKYKQVYNRISSYKNSLITVKAYFQNQELQEADAMSKKPRLGEIYQQYVDRCFKAGAMDFDDLLLKTNELLNRFPDVLHKYQSRFKYILVDEYQDTNHSQYLIVRALSDKFQNICVVGDDAQSIYAFRGANINNILNFQKDYDNVQMYRLEQNYRSTRNIVHAANSIIDKNKTKLDKIVWTANDDGPKIVVNRLLTDGEEGRYVASSIFENKMQQQLNNGDFAILYRTNAQSRAMEDALRKRDIPYRIYGGLSFYQRKEIKDVLSYLRLILNNKDEEALKRVINYPARGIGQTTMDRLSVTANQHNRSIFEVIQNLDKLDLKINRGTQTKLENFVNMIQSFAISNETMDSFQIAEMVTKKTGLVQELKKDGTPEGIARIENIEELLNGIRDFVEGQREIADATGSLSEFLEDVALATDLDNDTGDDDRVALMTIHLAKGLEFPYVYIVGMEEDLFPSGMSMNTRSELEEERRLFYVAITRAEKQAYLTYTLSRYRWGKLVDAEPSRFIEEIDEQYLETLVPQDDYKYKPLIDTDIFGDDVDKSKLRQSKPRTGTPPPAHKPSEEQLRKLRKLRPAAKEPEKAMNTLNLSAGDEVEHMRFGKGKVLKLEGFGQDRKAEIEFEQGGIKNLLLRFAKLKILS, encoded by the coding sequence TTGGAAGCTTACTTAGCTGAATTAAATGATGCACAAAGGGCCCCGGTGCTGCAGAAAGACGGACCAATGATCGTTATTGCCGGTGCGGGATCTGGTAAAACAAGGGTGTTAACCTACAGGATCGCTTACCTGATGAATCAGGGAGTGGATGCGTTCAATATTCTTTCGTTAACCTTTACCAATAAGGCTGCAAGAGAGATGAAACAGCGTATTTCCAAGATCGTTGGAAGTAGCGAAGCGAAGAATCTCTGGATGGGAACTTTCCACTCGGTTTTCGCTAAAATGCTGAGGTTCGAAGCCGATAAACTTGGATACCCATCAAATTTCACCATTTACGATACTCAGGATTCTCATTCGGTGATTAGAGCGATCATAAAAGATATGCGTCTGGACAAGGATGTGTACAAATACAAGCAGGTTTATAACCGAATTTCTTCTTATAAGAACAGTTTGATCACGGTAAAGGCCTATTTCCAGAATCAGGAATTGCAGGAAGCCGATGCCATGTCTAAAAAGCCAAGATTGGGTGAGATCTACCAGCAATATGTAGATCGCTGTTTCAAGGCGGGCGCGATGGACTTTGATGATCTGCTTCTAAAAACGAATGAATTACTGAACAGGTTTCCAGATGTACTGCATAAATACCAGAGTAGATTTAAATATATCCTGGTGGATGAGTACCAGGATACCAATCATTCTCAGTATTTAATCGTAAGAGCACTTTCAGATAAATTTCAGAATATATGTGTGGTAGGTGATGATGCGCAGAGTATCTATGCATTTCGTGGTGCTAATATTAATAATATTCTGAATTTCCAGAAGGATTACGACAATGTTCAAATGTACAGGCTGGAGCAGAATTATAGGTCTACCCGTAACATTGTACATGCTGCCAACTCGATCATTGATAAGAATAAAACCAAGCTGGATAAGATCGTATGGACTGCGAATGATGACGGGCCAAAGATCGTTGTGAACAGATTACTTACAGATGGGGAAGAGGGGCGTTATGTTGCCAGTTCTATCTTTGAGAACAAAATGCAACAACAGCTTAATAATGGTGATTTCGCAATCCTTTACAGAACCAATGCACAGAGTAGGGCGATGGAAGACGCACTGCGGAAGAGAGATATTCCATATAGAATTTATGGCGGACTATCATTTTACCAGCGAAAAGAGATCAAAGATGTTCTCTCTTATCTCAGACTTATACTGAATAATAAGGATGAAGAAGCTCTTAAAAGAGTGATCAATTATCCAGCACGAGGAATTGGCCAGACCACAATGGACAGGCTTTCTGTAACCGCCAATCAGCATAACAGGTCAATTTTTGAAGTTATTCAGAATCTGGATAAACTTGATCTTAAGATCAATCGTGGAACGCAGACTAAACTGGAGAATTTTGTAAATATGATCCAGAGTTTTGCTATTTCTAACGAAACTATGGATTCCTTCCAGATCGCTGAAATGGTTACTAAGAAGACGGGGCTAGTTCAGGAACTTAAAAAAGATGGTACACCTGAAGGAATTGCCAGAATTGAAAATATTGAGGAATTGCTTAATGGTATCAGGGATTTTGTGGAAGGCCAGCGGGAGATCGCAGACGCCACTGGATCTCTATCAGAATTTCTTGAAGATGTGGCACTTGCTACAGATCTGGATAATGATACCGGTGATGATGATCGTGTTGCTTTAATGACCATTCACCTGGCCAAAGGTCTTGAATTTCCATACGTATATATCGTAGGAATGGAGGAAGATCTTTTTCCATCGGGGATGAGTATGAATACCAGAAGTGAACTTGAAGAAGAACGCCGATTGTTCTATGTAGCTATAACCAGGGCAGAGAAGCAGGCCTATCTAACCTATACACTTTCCAGGTATCGCTGGGGTAAACTTGTAGATGCCGAGCCTAGTAGATTTATTGAAGAGATTGACGAGCAATACCTGGAAACTCTGGTGCCACAGGATGATTATAAGTACAAGCCATTAATAGACACAGATATCTTTGGGGACGATGTGGATAAGAGTAAATTAAGACAATCCAAACCCAGAACAGGAACTCCACCTCCAGCACATAAACCTTCAGAAGAACAGTTGCGTAAACTTAGGAAACTAAGACCAGCTGCGAAAGAACCGGAGAAAGCGATGAATACCTTGAATCTTTCCGCAGGGGATGAAGTGGAACATATGCGCTTTGGAAAAGGTAAAGTTCTTAAACTTGAAGGTTTTGGTCAGGATCGAAAAGCTGAAATCGAATTTGAACAGGGCGGTATCAAAAATTTACTCTTACGTTTTGCTAAGCTGAAAATTCTTTCCTAA
- a CDS encoding patatin-like phospholipase family protein → MRALVISGGGSKGAFAGGVAQYLTEDLGRDYDLFIGTSTGSLLLSHMALHKAEKVKKAFTSVNQSSIFSSRPFLIKKKHGQETISINHFNVILNFLKGSKTFGDSLNLKTLLQKTFTKEEFKQLKDSNKEVVVTVSNLSLNEVEYKSIKDYDYDAFIDWIWISCNYTPFMSLVTKNGCEYADGGLGSMVPIEEAIKRGATEVDAIILQTEVTYFNRMPSKNVFSLITNLFAFMLDRIETQNIRIGKFSAANKDCIINFYYTPSVLTTNSLIFDKEKMREWWESGYEFAKYRNEEINEIQP, encoded by the coding sequence ATGAGAGCACTCGTAATTTCAGGAGGAGGAAGCAAGGGAGCTTTTGCCGGCGGAGTTGCGCAGTATCTTACTGAAGATCTTGGTCGCGATTATGATCTTTTTATAGGAACCTCTACAGGAAGTTTACTTCTTTCTCATATGGCACTGCATAAGGCAGAGAAAGTTAAAAAAGCTTTTACGAGCGTTAATCAATCAAGTATTTTTAGTAGCAGACCATTCCTCATTAAAAAGAAGCACGGGCAGGAAACGATCAGCATCAACCATTTTAATGTTATTCTGAATTTTTTAAAAGGAAGTAAAACCTTCGGAGATAGTTTAAATCTCAAAACCCTGCTTCAGAAGACATTTACAAAAGAAGAATTTAAGCAACTGAAGGATAGCAATAAGGAAGTCGTGGTTACAGTTTCTAATCTATCCCTGAACGAGGTAGAGTATAAGAGTATCAAGGACTACGATTACGATGCATTCATAGATTGGATCTGGATTTCCTGCAATTACACGCCATTCATGAGCCTGGTCACCAAAAACGGATGTGAATATGCTGATGGTGGTTTGGGAAGTATGGTGCCTATTGAGGAAGCGATTAAGCGGGGTGCCACGGAGGTTGATGCGATCATCCTACAAACTGAAGTAACTTATTTCAACAGGATGCCTTCAAAGAATGTATTTTCGCTCATTACCAATCTTTTTGCATTTATGCTAGACAGGATCGAAACTCAGAATATCAGGATTGGAAAATTTTCAGCAGCAAATAAGGATTGTATTATCAATTTTTACTATACTCCAAGCGTTCTAACAACGAATTCTCTTATTTTTGATAAGGAGAAAATGCGGGAATGGTGGGAGAGTGGCTATGAGTTTGCCAAATACAGAAACGAAGAAATTAACGAAATTCAACCTTAA
- a CDS encoding M1 family metallopeptidase, with protein MRYLTALFLILNMSFLHAQKIREHQVERFDFQKVDAHLKIDPTRQKIEGTVFYTIEVLYPDDSLFINGKDMQFENVQLDGKSIDFSIDTEGIYIHHDFKVDNSISLSLNYEVTPKKAVYFINWGDADIAEEERQVWTQGQGKYTSSWLPSIDDMNEKAEFDLSFEFPVAYELIANGENISNEIINDSVRLWKFDMQEPMSSYLVGFAAGKYLSKTNTSTSGIKIQNYYLPQDSLLLEPTYRHSAGIMDFFEQEIGIEYPWRNYKQIPVRDFLYAGMENTGTTIFSESLMVDSIGYHDQNYVNVNAHELAHQWFGNLVTEKSGKHHWLHEGFATYYALLAEKEIFGEDYFYWKLYQSAEVLKELSDSGKGQKLLSSTGSSSTYYQKGAWALHILREKVGEEAFRKGIKSYLETYAFKNVETDNFLAEMEVASGMDLTQYKMDWLEQSAFKANQSLNALRESEFIKSYLELAALRETPLESKHQYLDKILDFPVNDYLGQEVVYQLAGENSDLSRSLYKKAFESNNLYVRQGIATSMQTIPQQFQSSFESLLNDESYLTIEKALFKIWERFPQKKVDYLKKTRNIDGFYNKNVRMLWLTLSLVTAEFEPEKTSEYFEELSNYTNPSNPFEIRENAFGYLYQLGAFDEASLESLLMATDHHAYRFRDFARKLLDELIANEEYREKLINVSADLEEKHSRYLNSKISS; from the coding sequence ATGCGATATTTAACTGCACTTTTTCTAATTCTGAACATGTCTTTTTTACATGCTCAGAAGATTCGTGAACACCAGGTAGAACGATTTGATTTTCAGAAAGTGGATGCTCACCTTAAAATTGATCCGACTCGACAAAAGATCGAGGGAACAGTTTTTTATACGATAGAGGTACTTTATCCTGATGATAGCCTGTTTATAAACGGGAAGGATATGCAATTCGAAAATGTACAGCTAGATGGTAAAAGCATCGATTTTTCAATAGATACTGAAGGAATTTATATTCATCATGACTTCAAGGTGGATAATAGTATTTCCTTATCACTTAACTATGAGGTAACTCCAAAAAAAGCTGTCTACTTCATCAATTGGGGTGATGCTGATATAGCCGAAGAAGAAAGGCAGGTATGGACGCAGGGCCAGGGGAAATACACTTCTAGCTGGTTGCCAAGTATTGATGATATGAATGAGAAAGCAGAATTTGATCTTAGTTTTGAATTTCCCGTTGCTTACGAACTCATCGCTAATGGCGAAAATATCAGCAATGAAATTATAAACGATTCCGTTAGACTGTGGAAATTTGATATGCAAGAACCTATGAGTTCTTATCTGGTTGGATTCGCAGCAGGAAAATATCTTTCCAAAACCAACACTTCAACTTCAGGAATTAAGATTCAGAATTATTATCTACCGCAGGATTCTTTGCTTCTGGAGCCAACTTACAGGCATTCTGCGGGAATCATGGATTTCTTTGAACAGGAAATTGGTATAGAGTATCCATGGCGTAATTATAAGCAGATTCCCGTAAGAGATTTTCTGTATGCTGGTATGGAGAATACTGGAACTACTATTTTTTCTGAATCTCTTATGGTAGACTCAATTGGTTACCATGATCAAAATTATGTAAATGTAAATGCGCATGAGCTGGCACATCAATGGTTTGGAAATTTGGTTACCGAGAAAAGTGGAAAACATCACTGGTTGCACGAAGGTTTTGCCACTTACTATGCATTATTAGCTGAGAAAGAGATCTTCGGGGAAGACTATTTTTACTGGAAATTATACCAGTCGGCTGAGGTTTTAAAGGAATTAAGCGATTCAGGAAAAGGACAGAAATTATTGTCTTCAACCGGAAGTTCCAGTACTTATTATCAAAAAGGAGCCTGGGCTTTACATATTCTAAGGGAAAAAGTTGGTGAGGAAGCTTTTAGAAAAGGAATAAAAAGTTATCTCGAAACTTATGCTTTTAAGAATGTGGAAACCGATAATTTTCTTGCTGAAATGGAAGTTGCTTCGGGAATGGACCTTACTCAGTATAAAATGGATTGGCTAGAACAGTCAGCTTTTAAAGCCAACCAATCGCTGAATGCTTTAAGAGAATCAGAATTTATCAAATCTTACCTTGAGCTTGCTGCACTGCGGGAAACTCCGCTAGAATCGAAACATCAATATCTGGACAAAATCCTGGACTTCCCTGTAAATGATTATTTAGGGCAGGAAGTAGTCTATCAGCTGGCTGGCGAAAATTCAGATTTAAGCAGGAGTTTATATAAAAAGGCATTTGAATCCAACAATCTATATGTAAGACAGGGGATCGCTACCAGTATGCAAACAATTCCCCAGCAATTCCAATCCAGTTTTGAAAGTTTATTAAATGATGAATCCTATCTCACCATCGAAAAGGCATTGTTCAAAATATGGGAAAGATTTCCGCAAAAAAAAGTAGATTATCTGAAGAAAACCAGGAATATCGACGGATTCTACAATAAGAACGTGCGTATGCTCTGGCTAACCTTAAGCCTGGTAACTGCCGAATTCGAGCCGGAAAAAACTTCTGAATATTTTGAGGAATTATCAAATTACACAAATCCATCAAATCCTTTTGAAATCAGGGAAAATGCTTTTGGATATTTATACCAGCTAGGAGCTTTTGATGAAGCTAGTTTGGAGAGCCTGTTGATGGCAACAGATCATCATGCTTACAGGTTCCGGGATTTTGCAAGAAAGTTGCTTGATGAATTGATCGCAAATGAGGAATATCGGGAGAAATTGATAAATGTTTCTGCAGACTTAGAGGAGAAGCATAGCAGGTATTTGAACTCTAAAATTTCAAGTTAG
- a CDS encoding DsrE family protein, whose amino-acid sequence MKKLILLFTIFWVNLSFAQQFEAGNVISEYGKTIAVPHAEIEVDTNLVYKVVFDIDRNFDPAEVNKLVETAARFLNMHEKAGVDPENMHLALVFHGSATKDVLDDTSYSEAYPETEENPNTPLFTALAKAGVELIVCGQSAAHHNVDPENVHKDIKYALSAMTALVQLQADDFQLIKF is encoded by the coding sequence ATGAAGAAATTGATCTTGCTATTTACCATTTTTTGGGTAAATCTATCTTTTGCCCAGCAATTCGAAGCTGGAAATGTTATTTCTGAATATGGCAAAACCATTGCTGTTCCTCATGCCGAAATTGAAGTAGATACCAATCTGGTATACAAAGTGGTATTTGATATCGATAGGAATTTTGATCCTGCTGAAGTCAATAAACTGGTAGAAACAGCTGCTCGATTTTTGAATATGCATGAAAAAGCTGGAGTAGATCCTGAAAATATGCATCTAGCTCTGGTCTTTCATGGTTCAGCCACCAAAGATGTTCTCGATGATACTTCGTATTCCGAGGCTTATCCTGAAACTGAAGAAAATCCCAATACTCCGCTATTTACAGCACTGGCAAAAGCCGGTGTCGAACTTATCGTATGCGGGCAGAGCGCAGCACATCATAATGTAGATCCGGAAAATGTCCATAAAGATATTAAGTATGCTCTTTCAGCAATGACGGCACTTGTACAGCTTCAGGCAGATGATTTTCAATTGATCAAATTCTAA